One genomic region from Arthrobacter sp. YN encodes:
- a CDS encoding response regulator: MSNILVVDDDPHILKALQITLKAHGYGVTTAENGEAALLSAAQHPVAVVVLDLGLPDIDGTEVIIRLREWSDVPILVLSARHGSTDKVEALDAGADDYITKPFGLEELLARLRAALRRTVEQPAEAPLVVTSTFTLDFSGRKANRDGDDVRLTPTEWSILDVLVRNPEKLITQQQLLTEVWGPAYAKEANYLRVYMAQLRRKLEPEPGNPRHFITEPGMGYRFQP; the protein is encoded by the coding sequence ATGAGCAATATTCTGGTGGTGGATGACGATCCGCACATCCTCAAGGCATTGCAGATCACGTTGAAAGCCCACGGTTATGGAGTAACGACGGCCGAAAACGGTGAAGCCGCGCTGCTGTCAGCGGCCCAGCACCCGGTCGCCGTCGTCGTCCTGGACCTTGGACTGCCCGACATCGACGGCACCGAGGTCATCATCAGGCTTCGGGAATGGAGCGACGTGCCCATTCTGGTACTTTCCGCACGGCACGGGTCCACCGACAAAGTAGAAGCCCTCGACGCAGGAGCTGACGACTACATCACCAAGCCGTTTGGGCTGGAGGAACTCCTGGCCCGCCTTCGCGCGGCCCTGCGGCGTACCGTGGAACAGCCTGCGGAAGCGCCGCTGGTGGTGACCTCCACTTTCACGCTTGATTTCTCCGGGCGAAAGGCCAACCGCGACGGTGACGACGTTCGGTTGACTCCCACTGAATGGAGCATTCTGGACGTCCTTGTCCGGAACCCCGAGAAACTCATCACCCAGCAGCAGCTCCTTACCGAGGTGTGGGGGCCGGCCTACGCCAAGGAAGCCAACTATCTTCGGGTTTACATGGCGCAGCTTCGGCGCAAGCTCGAACCGGAGCCGGGGAATCCGCGACACTTCATTACCGAACCCGGGATGGGATACCGTTTCCAGCCATGA
- a CDS encoding iron ABC transporter substrate-binding protein, whose translation MKFRKNALAGIALAATAALGLAACGSNAGTAPAASESAAPSDGITVYNAQHESLTKEWIEAFTKETGIKVTLRQGSDTEMSNQIVQEGAASPADVFLTENSPAMAQVENAGLFADVDAATIDQVPAEFRPSTGKWTGIAARSTVLVYDKNKISEDKLPKSMLDLANPEWKGKWAASPTGADYQAIVAALLELKGEAATEAWLKGMKENFKAYKGNGTAMKAVNAGEVDAALIYHYYYYGDQAKTGENSKNVTPYYFKNQDPGAFLSISGGGVLKSSKKAADAQAFLKFITGKQGQEILKTGTSFEYAIASQVDANQKLVPIKELQAPAVDPAKLNSTKVTDLMTKAGLL comes from the coding sequence ATGAAGTTCCGCAAGAACGCGCTGGCCGGAATCGCACTGGCCGCCACCGCAGCCCTCGGCCTCGCGGCCTGTGGCTCCAACGCCGGCACAGCACCTGCCGCCTCCGAATCCGCCGCTCCAAGCGATGGCATCACTGTGTACAACGCTCAGCATGAGAGCCTGACCAAGGAATGGATCGAAGCCTTCACGAAGGAAACGGGCATTAAGGTCACCCTTCGGCAGGGCTCGGACACTGAGATGTCCAACCAGATCGTCCAGGAAGGTGCGGCGTCCCCGGCGGACGTTTTCCTCACGGAGAATTCCCCTGCAATGGCGCAGGTTGAAAACGCAGGCCTCTTCGCTGACGTCGACGCGGCCACCATCGATCAGGTCCCGGCGGAGTTCCGCCCGTCCACGGGTAAGTGGACCGGCATTGCCGCTCGCTCCACTGTTCTGGTCTATGACAAGAACAAGATCAGTGAAGACAAGCTCCCAAAGTCCATGCTTGATCTGGCCAACCCCGAATGGAAGGGCAAGTGGGCTGCTTCGCCCACCGGCGCCGACTACCAGGCAATCGTTGCCGCCCTGCTCGAGCTCAAGGGTGAGGCCGCTACGGAAGCCTGGCTCAAGGGCATGAAGGAAAACTTCAAGGCCTACAAGGGCAACGGCACGGCCATGAAGGCGGTCAACGCCGGAGAAGTCGACGCTGCACTGATTTACCACTACTACTATTACGGCGATCAGGCCAAGACCGGTGAGAACTCCAAGAACGTCACGCCGTACTACTTCAAGAACCAGGACCCGGGTGCGTTCCTTTCCATCTCCGGCGGCGGTGTCCTGAAGTCGTCCAAGAAGGCAGCCGACGCCCAGGCATTCCTGAAGTTCATCACGGGCAAGCAAGGCCAGGAGATCCTCAAGACCGGTACCTCATTCGAGTACGCCATCGCGTCCCAGGTTGATGCCAACCAGAAGCTGGTTCCCATCAAGGAACTGCAGGCACCGGCCGTTGACCCGGCCAAGTTGAATTCCACCAAGGTCACCGATCTGATGACCAAGGCAGGACTGCTG